The DNA sequence ATTATTTAAACAGGAACTGCCAATAGAATATATGGACCGAATTCATTTGGGTATTTTGCTTGGAGCCATTGCAGGGATAATTGACGTCATTCCGATGCTTCTTCAAAACTTAACATGGGATGCTAATCTTTCTGCGTTTTCATTCTGGATTGCCGCAGGATTTTTCATTGCGGTTTCCGACATTAAACTGAAAGGCGCGCTAAAGGGCGTGGCCGTCTCCCTTGTTCTGCTTATTCCGTTGGCATTTATAATCGGCTGGAAAGAGCCGGCAAGCTTAATACCGGTTCTGATTATGAATTTAATTCTCGGCTCTTCTTTGGGCATGCTCATAGATAAATTCAGCAAATAATTCAAAAAAGGAATCGCCATGTCAACCGAAACTCAGCTCATCGCAGAAACAAAAAAATGGCTGAAAAAAGCAGAAGCAGAATTCAAAAAGACAAAGCCCAAAGGAACGAAGGGAACTGATTTCGCAAAAAACATCGCCGCGTACCTTAACGACACAAAATATTTCTCGAAAAAAAAGGACTATGTTCGCGCCTTTGAAGCAGTAATCTGGGCATGGGCGTGGATTGAAATCGGGCGCGAGACAAAAATCCTTGAATAAAGAAATTGCCTAAAATTTGCGCATCCGTTCGCGAACTCTGTTCACTTGCGTTCTCAGCTTTTGAGGACTCCTTCAATTCCTCAAAATTCGTTCGCTCTCGGCTTTTTCAACCATTCACAAACGTTATCGGGTTGAAA is a window from the Nanoarchaeota archaeon genome containing:
- a CDS encoding DUF357 domain-containing protein: MSTETQLIAETKKWLKKAEAEFKKTKPKGTKGTDFAKNIAAYLNDTKYFSKKKDYVRAFEAVIWAWAWIEIGRETKILE